The window ATCTCAAAAGCTGCGCGCCTGCTTGGCTACCAACCGACGCACCGTCTGGAAGACGGCTTGCATGAGGCGCTCGAATGGTATGTTGCCCATACAGGTGCGCCAACACCATGAACGCAATGTCACCCCAGCCCACCCGCAGTGGACGCGCGTAGCCGGATCACAGATGGACGATACGCCAGGAACTGTCGACTCGGTACACATCTTGTGCTCGGCCGGCGTCTCGGGCCGCACCCCAATTGCGGCGCGCTCACTGCGGCCCGTTCATCGTCAAAGTTTTCGTGCCGGCAGCACACGCACCACCCCGCGGAAGTCGACGGTGTGCAAGGTCACCGGCTGGCGCCATACCCTTTTCACGTAGTCCATCACTTTTTCCGCCTGCGGCAGCTCGAGGCCACGCCCGTCGCGCAGGTAATCGTGGTGCAGCGCCAGGGCGCCGTCGGGCCCGACCTGGCTGACCGCGATGCACGGCGCGCCATAGTTGAATTTTGGCGCCAGAATCGCTTCGCGGATCTGGTGAATGTCGCGGCTGGCAATCCTGGTGTCGCCATCCTGGCGCGTTTCATAGACGAACAGGTCGAGCTTGTCGGCCAGTTCCTTGTCCAGGTAATTGCGCACGAAGCCAAAGTCATCTTCCTCGCGGCAAATCCGGCGCGCCTGTTCCAGGCCGTGCTTGTCGATGATGTGTTCCCACAATGAGAAACCGAGGTGGTACGGATTGAGCGACAACGCCAGCTGCTGGCCGCTGGCGAACGGGCGCACCACGTCCGAATGCGATTTGATCGCCGATACGTACAGATCGTGCGGCAGGAACGTTGCCTCGCGCAGCAGCCGGGCGTGCCAGTACGAGGCCCAGCCCTCATTCATGATCTGGCAGGCATGGATCGGGTGGAAGTAATAGGCTTCCTCGCGCACCGCCAGGAAAATGTCGCGTTCCCAGTCTTCCATCTCGGGCGCATACTGGGCGATGAACCACAGCAGGTCGTATTCGGGCTGGGGCGGCAGTGGCGTTCGCTGGGGCGGATCGTTGCGTGCGGGTTCGACATGCTCGCCGGGCAGGCGCGCGAAGCGGTCGTGGAAGTGATTGACCTCGGGACCGGTGCGCGGAGTGACGAATTCGGGATAGCGTGGCCGGTGCAGCGCTTGATTGATGTCGATATGCGTTTCGAGCGCGAGCGCGGCATCGAGCACCGCTTCGACCCGATCCTGCCCATGCGCGCCAAGCGCCCGTTCGAGGCGATGCGCCCGGGCCGCGCTTTGCTCGAGAATCTGACCGCCCGCCATCGCCATAAAGCGCGAAAACAATTGATTATTCTTGGCGAAATCGGCGTGGCCCAGCACGTGCGCGGTGACCAGCGTGTTCTCGGCCAGGGAGTTTTGTTCAAGCATGAACGCATGGCAGGGGTCGCCGGGGAACATGACTTCAAATATTTTCGAGTGGCCCATGTGCTGGCGCACCAGCTGGTGAATGTAGCGCACGCCAAAGGACCAGTGCCGCATGCGAACAGGCAAACCATAAACAGCAATCTCGACCATAAAATTGCTGGGCACCAGATCGAAGTTGACCGGATAGAAATCCATGCCGAGTTCGATCGCCAGCGCTTCCAGGCGCGCGGAGTAGTCGGCAAGAATGGCGCTGGCGTCGCTCATGGCGCCGCCTCCTTTGCCGCGTGCTCGCCTTCGCTGACAAAGAACTTGCGCAGCGCGCTCCAGACATCGTCCGGATTGCTGAGGACGGTGCTGCCGATGGCGACGCCGCGCCGTTGCAACTCATTGCACAGGCGCCGCATCTCGGTTTCCAGCGTGCGCGGCGCGCCAGGCAGCGTTTCGATGTAGCCGGTGTAGTTCAACAGCTTGCCCAGTTCGGTCAGGGCGGTGCTGGTCGCGGTCCGGTCTTCGGTAAAATTTTCACCATCGGACGCGTAGAACATGTAGAGATTGTTCTGGGCGGGATCGAGCTCGGTGCGAATCAGTTCCAGCACCAGGCGGAAGGCACTCGACGCCATCGTGCCGCCGGTGCCGGTGACTTGGAAGAACTCGCTCTCGGTAAATTCCCAGGCGTGGGTGGTATGGGCGATGAAGCGCGTCTCGACCCGGGCATACTGGCGCCGGATGCCTTGCAGCGCGAAGAAAAAGAAGGACTTGGCGAGCTTGCGCTCGTGTTCGCTCATGCTGGCCGAAACATCGATGACGAACAGGATGGTCGCGCCGGTACTCGGACGCTGCCGGGACACCAGTTGCCGGAAGCGCAGGTCGTCGTTCGTGAAGGGCACCGGATCGGCCTGCACGGCACGCCGCTTGATGGCTTCCTTGACGGTACGGCGCCGGTCCAGGCGCGAGCGGGCGCCGCGCTTGTCCCAGCCCTCGCGCACCAGTTCCACCTCGTCGATGCGCGCGCTGTTCCTCGGCTTGAGCTCGGGCAGTTTCAGTTCTTCCCACACCCAGTCCATGACGTCGTCGATCGGCAATTCGAGCAGCAGCCGCACGTCGCCTTCCTGGTTGCCGCCTTCGCCCGGCGTGCCGCCATCGTCCGCCTGCTCCGGCAAACCGGGCTGCAGCACATCGCCGGGCTGGCCCACGCCCTGGCCGGCGCCGGTCTGGCTGCGGCTGTCGGCGAGGCGGAAGCGGGCGTGTTCGAGCAAGCGCACGGGCACCTGGACGGTGCGGTCCTGCGGACCGGTGATCAGGTCGGGGCCGGCAATGAGCTCGGGCAGGTGGCTGTGCACGGCGTCACGCACCTTGTCGTTATGGCGCAGCCAGTCGCGCGCTCCGCGCGAGAACAGGTCGTACCACGCCGTGTTGATTGTCGCCGTCACGCCATATCTCCAGGACCCGGCTATTCTTGTGCCAGCAAGGTCGTTACGTAGTTGAGCGCTTCGCGCGCGCTGTGGCTGTCGTAGCCGTATTCATCGACCAGCCGCTTCTCGACGGCGGAAATCTTGGTGCGGATATCGTCATCGGGACGCTTGGCCGAGCTGACCAGCCGCAACACATCGCGTCGCTGTTCGAACAGATATTGTTGTACCGCGTCATTCAGTTGAAGATGGCTCTCCAGGCTGAACCTGGTGCCGCGCTTGTAGGCGCCCATCGCCTTGCGCACGACTTCCTGCCGGAACGATTGCTTGCCCGACTCCGAAATATGGATCTTTTCCTCGACCGCGCGCAAAAACCGTTCGTCGGGCCGCCGCTCTTCATTGGTGATCGGGTCCTTGATCTGGCGGTTGTCGAGCATGGCTTCAACCTCATCGAGATACTTGTTGAGCAAATCCTGGGCTTCCTGCTCGAACGATACGAACAGCGCCTTGTGGACGTCTTCCTTGACCCAGCGGTTGTAAAAATCCTTGCGCGTCAGCACCAGGTAGTCGACCCATTTGCGTTTTTTCTTGGGATCGATGCGGGCATCGCTCTCGATGCCATCTTTCAATGCCAGCAGTACGTCCATGGTCGACAGGCTCTTGCGGTTGGACTGAATGATCGCGTTCGACAGTGCATTGATCACGAAGCGAGGCGAGACTCCGGCCAGGCCCTCGTCCGGCGCCTTGTCCTTTTCTTTGACACGCCGGACATCGGCGCGGTTCACTCCTTCGACTTCTTCGTTGGCGTGAATGCGCACTTTCTTGACCAGCTCCACGTCTTTCTCGTCGCCGTCCTGGATGCGGCTCAGAATGGCGAACACGGCCGCCGCGTGCAGCACATGCGGGTCGAGGTGCACGTCGCGAAACGCCGGGGCCGCCGAAGAAATGAGTTTTTTGTAGATGCGCGCTTCCTCCTTGTAGTTGAGCGTGTAGGGAACCTGGATGATGACCATGCGGTCGAGCAGCGCTTCGTTTTCGCTCTCTTGCAGGAATTTGCGGAACTCGGCCAGGTTGGTGTGCGCCAGAATGGTTTCGTCGAGGTAGATGAGCGGAAAGCGCGACACCTTGACGTTCTTTTCCTGGGTGAGGGTGAGCAGCAGGTACAGGAATTCGCGCTTGACCTTGAGGATTTCGATCATTTCCAGCACGCCGCGGCTGGCCGCGTACACGGCGCCCGACCACGACCACGCGCGCGGATCGCCCTCGTCGCCGTACTGCGCCACCTTGGACAGGTCGACCGAGCCGACCAGATCGGCCAGATCGGCCGTGGTGGGGTCGTGCGGGGCATACGTGCCGATGCCGCTGCGCCCGGATTCGGACACGAAAAAGCGTTCGACCGGCATCTGCATGAAGTCGCCGGCGTACTGGTCTTCCAGCCGCGCGCGGCAATGCGGACAGACTTCGCCGCTGATCTCGATGCCGTAGGTGTTGCGGCAACTGGCGCGCATGGTGTGCGGCACCAGGTGCAGGGGCGATTCGTGCACCGGGCAGCCGCCGATGCCGTACAGCGCGCCGTCGTCGGTGTAGCTGTACTCTTCCAGCCCGCGCTTGAGCAGGATCACCAGGGTCGACTTGCCGCCCGAGGGCGGTCCGAGCAGCAAGAGCAGGCGGCGCCCGACCTCGGAACCGGCGGCGGCCGCCTTGAAGTAGTCGACCACCCGGTCGATGGCGTCGTCGATGCCGAACAGGTCTTCGCCGAACAGGCGGCAGCGGAAATGGCCGTCGCCCGCTTCGGTACAGGTGGCGCGGATCATGTCCCAGATGTATTGGTGCGAGCTGCGCGTAACCTGATGCGGCGCGCGCGGCAGCACCTGGTCCATGAACTGGGCAAACGTGCCCGACCAGTGGCCAGCCCGGTGCTGGCGCGTGAAGACGCCCAGGCTCTCGATGAATGAGGCATGTGGGTCTTGCACGGTCGTCACTGGATCATCGCCGGAAATACTCACGTTGGCTCCTTGTTGGTCTTTTTTCAGTATCAGCGCGCGCTCAATGCGCAGACTGATACACATCAATGTGCGTAATTGAACCTATGGGAAGTTTTTCGAGCTGATGTGTTGAACCGCTTCTGACCCGTGGATGCCGCCAGCGTGCGGGGTAAGTTCGCTTGCGCACAGAAGCGCATGACTATTGCGATTACGATATAGTTTCTTAATAACCTAGAACAGCGTGAAGGAAAAGCCCATGTCAGCATTTACCCATTCCGATCAAGTGGCTGAACTCAGGTCCAAGATCAAGTCGATTCGCTTCGCCATGTTCACCACCGTCAATGAACAGGGCCGCCTCATCAGCCGCCCGATGACCAATCAGGAAACCGACAACGACGGCAACCTGTGGTTCTACACGTCCACCGATACCGAACTGTGGGAAGACATCGTGTCGCGCCCGGAAGTGAACGTCAGCTTCGCCGAGCCGGAAGACCATGTGTATGTCT of the Massilia violaceinigra genome contains:
- a CDS encoding DUF444 family protein: MTATINTAWYDLFSRGARDWLRHNDKVRDAVHSHLPELIAGPDLITGPQDRTVQVPVRLLEHARFRLADSRSQTGAGQGVGQPGDVLQPGLPEQADDGGTPGEGGNQEGDVRLLLELPIDDVMDWVWEELKLPELKPRNSARIDEVELVREGWDKRGARSRLDRRRTVKEAIKRRAVQADPVPFTNDDLRFRQLVSRQRPSTGATILFVIDVSASMSEHERKLAKSFFFFALQGIRRQYARVETRFIAHTTHAWEFTESEFFQVTGTGGTMASSAFRLVLELIRTELDPAQNNLYMFYASDGENFTEDRTATSTALTELGKLLNYTGYIETLPGAPRTLETEMRRLCNELQRRGVAIGSTVLSNPDDVWSALRKFFVSEGEHAAKEAAP
- a CDS encoding SpoVR family protein, whose amino-acid sequence is MSDASAILADYSARLEALAIELGMDFYPVNFDLVPSNFMVEIAVYGLPVRMRHWSFGVRYIHQLVRQHMGHSKIFEVMFPGDPCHAFMLEQNSLAENTLVTAHVLGHADFAKNNQLFSRFMAMAGGQILEQSAARAHRLERALGAHGQDRVEAVLDAALALETHIDINQALHRPRYPEFVTPRTGPEVNHFHDRFARLPGEHVEPARNDPPQRTPLPPQPEYDLLWFIAQYAPEMEDWERDIFLAVREEAYYFHPIHACQIMNEGWASYWHARLLREATFLPHDLYVSAIKSHSDVVRPFASGQQLALSLNPYHLGFSLWEHIIDKHGLEQARRICREEDDFGFVRNYLDKELADKLDLFVYETRQDGDTRIASRDIHQIREAILAPKFNYGAPCIAVSQVGPDGALALHHDYLRDGRGLELPQAEKVMDYVKRVWRQPVTLHTVDFRGVVRVLPARKL
- a CDS encoding serine protein kinase, which translates into the protein MSISGDDPVTTVQDPHASFIESLGVFTRQHRAGHWSGTFAQFMDQVLPRAPHQVTRSSHQYIWDMIRATCTEAGDGHFRCRLFGEDLFGIDDAIDRVVDYFKAAAAGSEVGRRLLLLLGPPSGGKSTLVILLKRGLEEYSYTDDGALYGIGGCPVHESPLHLVPHTMRASCRNTYGIEISGEVCPHCRARLEDQYAGDFMQMPVERFFVSESGRSGIGTYAPHDPTTADLADLVGSVDLSKVAQYGDEGDPRAWSWSGAVYAASRGVLEMIEILKVKREFLYLLLTLTQEKNVKVSRFPLIYLDETILAHTNLAEFRKFLQESENEALLDRMVIIQVPYTLNYKEEARIYKKLISSAAPAFRDVHLDPHVLHAAAVFAILSRIQDGDEKDVELVKKVRIHANEEVEGVNRADVRRVKEKDKAPDEGLAGVSPRFVINALSNAIIQSNRKSLSTMDVLLALKDGIESDARIDPKKKRKWVDYLVLTRKDFYNRWVKEDVHKALFVSFEQEAQDLLNKYLDEVEAMLDNRQIKDPITNEERRPDERFLRAVEEKIHISESGKQSFRQEVVRKAMGAYKRGTRFSLESHLQLNDAVQQYLFEQRRDVLRLVSSAKRPDDDIRTKISAVEKRLVDEYGYDSHSAREALNYVTTLLAQE